The following coding sequences are from one Geothrix sp. window:
- the rimO gene encoding 30S ribosomal protein S12 methylthiotransferase RimO encodes MTKVGFMSLGCPKNLVDSEVMLGHLRLKGFQITPVLEEAQILVVNTCGFIDAAKKESVEAILQAASMKQQGACEKLIVAGCLVERYRDELMAEMPEIDACLGTRDIEQIAEIIGAGASFELNPNPDYLYTEASPRMLTTPKASAYLKISEGCDHACAFCVIPQLRGAQRSRSIESVVAEARNLVAQGVLEISLVGQDTTDYGRDFGDPDALEKLVRALGQVEGLRWFRIHYAYPNRLTDGLLHAMAETPNCARYLDMPLQHADAAILKAMARGGSRASFLKLIDKVRRIVPGIAIRSNFIVGFPGEDEAAFEELKAFVQEARFEHVGVFTYSPEEGTSAYALGDPVPKRTKEARKRRLLELQQKIAREKNQEKVGQVIEVLVEGAHEETDLIIKGRHAGQAPEIDGNVLLVDGAPQVNTIQMVRIVKAHAYDLIGEVEEGGLEASTATYEQAFRNRQRS; translated from the coding sequence TTGACCAAAGTCGGATTCATGTCCCTGGGCTGCCCCAAGAACCTCGTGGATTCCGAGGTCATGCTGGGCCACCTGCGCCTCAAGGGCTTCCAGATCACGCCCGTGCTGGAGGAGGCCCAGATCCTGGTGGTGAACACCTGCGGTTTCATCGATGCGGCGAAAAAGGAGAGCGTCGAGGCCATCCTCCAGGCGGCCTCCATGAAGCAGCAGGGCGCCTGCGAGAAGCTCATCGTGGCGGGCTGCCTCGTCGAACGCTACCGCGACGAACTGATGGCCGAGATGCCCGAGATCGACGCCTGCCTGGGCACCCGCGACATCGAGCAGATCGCCGAGATCATCGGCGCCGGCGCCAGCTTCGAGCTGAACCCGAATCCCGACTACCTCTACACCGAGGCCAGCCCGCGGATGCTGACCACCCCCAAGGCCAGCGCCTACCTCAAGATCAGCGAGGGCTGCGACCATGCCTGCGCCTTCTGCGTGATTCCCCAGCTGCGGGGCGCCCAGCGCAGCCGCAGCATCGAGAGCGTGGTGGCCGAGGCGAGGAACCTGGTGGCCCAGGGCGTGCTGGAGATCAGCCTGGTGGGCCAGGACACCACGGACTACGGCCGCGACTTCGGCGATCCCGATGCGCTGGAGAAGCTCGTCCGCGCCCTCGGGCAGGTCGAGGGCCTGCGCTGGTTCCGCATCCACTACGCCTACCCCAACCGCCTCACGGACGGCCTCCTCCACGCCATGGCGGAGACGCCCAACTGCGCCCGCTACCTGGACATGCCCCTGCAGCACGCGGACGCCGCCATCCTCAAGGCCATGGCCCGGGGGGGCAGCCGCGCCTCGTTCCTCAAGCTCATCGACAAGGTGCGCCGCATCGTGCCAGGCATCGCCATCCGCTCGAACTTCATCGTGGGCTTCCCCGGCGAGGACGAGGCCGCCTTCGAGGAGCTGAAGGCCTTCGTGCAGGAGGCGCGCTTCGAGCATGTGGGCGTCTTCACCTACAGCCCCGAGGAGGGCACCAGTGCCTACGCCCTGGGCGACCCCGTCCCCAAGCGCACCAAGGAGGCCCGCAAGCGCCGCCTGCTGGAGCTGCAGCAGAAGATCGCCCGGGAGAAGAACCAGGAGAAGGTGGGCCAGGTCATTGAGGTGCTGGTGGAGGGCGCCCACGAGGAGACCGATCTCATCATCAAGGGCCGCCACGCGGGCCAGGCCCCGGAGATCGACGGCAACGTGCTGCTGGTGGACGGCGCCCCCCAGGTGAACACCATCCAGATGGTGCGCATCGTGAAAGCCCACGCCTATGACCTCATCGGCGAAGTCGAAGAGGGCGGCCTCGAAGCCAGCACGGCAACCTACGAGCAGGCGTTCCGTAACCGGCAGCGGTCCTAG
- a CDS encoding adenylate/guanylate cyclase domain-containing protein: protein MKLTLQVDGALHPVTLTEEGVTIGRGDQATIKIQANAVSRVHARIFLKDGRPHVMDMKSLNGTSLNGTTLAEPAPLHPGDTVLLGEAMVMWVSEGGPSAPASGLNLNLAPKAVASRISLEDRAFDASGSILVPHASLEAMLAQASGQHPAGEAVTLFQRLASMAGTLLRAAGLAELLESVMGLVTAQIPCQRGFILLADATGELVPELIWEEQPGTHANPISRTIARTAMDNRVAILTTDARMDPRFSAGESIKIHGITSALCAPLIVEEKAFGVIYLETSLNKGGFKREDEHLLSAMANFAAVGIQREREAKFRQRLERYHSPQVVDQILKSSQSKEAPALQAQRCQISVLFADISGFTRMSEGMEPLVLAGILNRTFEAMTDQIFSRGGTLDKYIGDAIMAFFGAPNPDPDHARHATEAAIAMQEALYDLNAMRPEGYPELRMRIGINSGEAFAGDIGCEKRMDYTVMGSTVNLASRLESSVARPGQIVVGPRTAELLGQEGLRQLGAFSLKGIEQEIRPFEVRWDHDSPTAVHELK from the coding sequence ATGAAGCTCACCCTCCAGGTTGACGGTGCCCTGCATCCCGTGACCCTCACGGAGGAGGGCGTGACCATCGGCCGGGGCGACCAGGCCACCATCAAGATCCAGGCGAACGCCGTGAGCCGGGTCCACGCCCGGATCTTCCTGAAGGATGGAAGGCCCCACGTCATGGACATGAAGTCCCTGAACGGCACCTCCCTGAACGGCACGACGCTCGCGGAACCCGCGCCCCTGCATCCGGGCGACACGGTCCTCCTGGGCGAGGCCATGGTGATGTGGGTGTCCGAGGGGGGGCCTTCCGCGCCGGCCTCGGGCCTGAACCTGAACCTGGCGCCCAAGGCCGTGGCCTCGAGGATCTCCCTGGAGGATCGCGCCTTCGACGCCTCCGGCTCCATCCTCGTGCCCCACGCCAGCCTGGAGGCCATGCTGGCCCAGGCCAGCGGCCAGCACCCGGCGGGCGAGGCGGTCACCCTGTTCCAGCGCCTGGCCAGCATGGCCGGCACCCTGCTGCGGGCCGCGGGCCTGGCGGAGCTGCTGGAGTCGGTGATGGGCCTGGTCACGGCCCAGATCCCCTGCCAGCGGGGCTTCATCCTGCTGGCCGACGCCACGGGCGAACTCGTCCCCGAGCTGATCTGGGAGGAGCAGCCAGGAACCCATGCCAACCCCATCAGCCGCACCATCGCCCGCACGGCTATGGACAACCGCGTGGCCATCCTCACCACGGATGCCCGCATGGATCCCCGCTTCAGCGCCGGCGAGAGCATCAAGATCCACGGGATCACCTCGGCCCTCTGCGCGCCGCTCATCGTGGAGGAGAAGGCCTTCGGGGTGATCTACCTGGAGACGAGCCTCAACAAGGGCGGCTTCAAGCGGGAGGACGAGCACCTGCTCAGTGCCATGGCCAACTTCGCCGCCGTGGGCATCCAGCGCGAGCGCGAGGCCAAGTTCCGCCAGCGCCTGGAGCGGTACCACAGCCCCCAGGTGGTGGACCAGATCCTGAAGTCCAGCCAGAGCAAGGAGGCCCCGGCCCTCCAGGCCCAGCGCTGCCAGATCAGCGTGCTCTTCGCCGACATCTCCGGCTTCACGCGCATGAGCGAGGGCATGGAGCCCCTGGTGCTGGCGGGCATCCTGAACCGCACCTTCGAGGCCATGACCGACCAGATCTTCAGCCGCGGGGGCACCCTCGACAAGTACATCGGAGACGCCATCATGGCCTTCTTCGGGGCGCCCAATCCCGATCCCGACCACGCCCGCCACGCCACCGAGGCGGCCATCGCCATGCAGGAGGCCCTGTACGACCTCAACGCCATGCGGCCCGAGGGCTATCCCGAGCTGAGGATGCGCATCGGCATCAACAGCGGCGAGGCCTTCGCCGGCGACATCGGCTGCGAGAAGCGCATGGACTACACCGTGATGGGCAGCACCGTGAACCTGGCCTCGCGCCTGGAGAGCTCCGTGGCCCGCCCGGGCCAGATCGTGGTGGGGCCGCGCACCGCCGAGCTCCTCGGACAGGAAGGGCTCCGGCAGCTGGGCGCCTTCTCGCTGAAGGGCATCGAGCAGGAGATCCGGCCCTTCGAAGTGCGCTGGGACCACGACTCGCCGACGGCGGTGCATGAATTGAAGTAG
- a CDS encoding phosphatidylglycerophosphatase A family protein, which translates to MFKDQASGFGLQASGRKAPRIAWWLATGFGSGYLKPAPGTWGSLAGLLAWLLMVFGMRATHWKGTPYLLLSAPLALSLLAVWASDRVVKETGQKDPSFIVADEWAGIWVALTPLLFTATLQPQPWSLWMARLVAPFMLFRLFDIWKPGAVDTAQRLPGGWGVVMDDVLAGLLAALLVWPLDRWLGAQSLLNPALWGR; encoded by the coding sequence ATGTTTAAGGATCAGGCTTCAGGCTTCGGGCTTCAGGCCTCAGGAAGGAAGGCGCCGAGGATCGCCTGGTGGCTCGCCACGGGCTTCGGCAGCGGCTACCTGAAACCCGCGCCGGGCACCTGGGGCAGCCTGGCGGGGTTGCTGGCCTGGTTGCTGATGGTTTTCGGAATGAGGGCCACCCATTGGAAGGGGACTCCCTATCTCCTTCTCTCAGCGCCGTTGGCGCTGAGCCTCCTGGCGGTCTGGGCATCGGATCGGGTCGTGAAGGAGACCGGCCAGAAGGATCCCTCCTTCATCGTGGCCGATGAGTGGGCCGGGATCTGGGTCGCCCTCACGCCCCTGCTCTTCACGGCCACCCTGCAGCCGCAGCCCTGGTCCCTCTGGATGGCCCGGCTGGTGGCACCCTTCATGCTCTTCCGCCTCTTCGACATCTGGAAGCCCGGCGCGGTCGACACCGCCCAGCGCCTGCCCGGCGGCTGGGGCGTGGTCATGGACGACGTGCTGGCCGGTCTTCTCGCGGCGCTCCTGGTCTGGCCCCTGGACCGCTGGCTGGGCGCCCAGTCGCTGCTCAATCCGGCCCTCTGGGGTCGGTAG
- a CDS encoding DUF5916 domain-containing protein, translating into MRRSALALACLPILASQAPNPPHLAIPRLAQAPSMTRDADLSTWAGALTITEFGMIMPDDKGENRWPTTVHAGWGPDALYVAIEAVDPEPGKIHAARHMRDNNTGDFDFVGVDLDPSGKGQSIIRFFVTPLGGQIDEIATDSTGENASYDLLWDSTGVLTPTGYVVKMRIPYSSLRRMPGDWGLRILRIIPRERRYGISWPRMSKDVQCDICQLARISGAPVDKPGSPFLLIPFTTFNRTQSLADNPGAPAESKARLGMDLRYATTALTLEGTYRPDFATADADVDPLQINSRFKVFYPERRPFFLEGMDLLGVQGSQRQFFSRTIQNPLFGVKASGQASFATWTVLHAKDQDGGLILGSNGAVGVDGRATRDTAASVKFLTDDRGSGISLLGTDKTLLGGPGGTGGQSGGIYLDQYLGSEFHFIGSAMTATSRLPQADGSQASGRGTATSAELDWNTRNWSAWVTTQATSPDLVLLSGFTDLQGYHRDNAGFGWRNNWNEGRLSSANATLRWRNLRWWNGDPMDHAVGLDAWVETAGRLSFFLNWDAAGRTWADDRVQSVAARSLTLGGNWRAYSAVRMGWNATEARTLDLPSGDPARFRSAALYLYGTVKSLSYNLTAQEGGLDREADNRHLIRARELTASGSWQFPWSIYLKTQAFVVRYDGTEAEGVDKFLKGFLGWQPNAFTNAYLGWSGQRRRDPLSLPTSERMVERGLFAKLAYAVQF; encoded by the coding sequence ATGCGACGTTCGGCCCTGGCCCTTGCCTGCCTGCCCATCCTGGCCTCCCAGGCGCCCAACCCGCCCCACCTGGCCATCCCGAGGCTGGCCCAGGCCCCTTCCATGACCCGGGACGCAGACCTGTCCACCTGGGCGGGCGCCCTCACGATCACCGAGTTCGGCATGATCATGCCCGACGACAAGGGGGAGAACCGCTGGCCCACCACGGTCCACGCGGGCTGGGGGCCCGACGCCCTCTACGTCGCCATCGAGGCCGTGGATCCCGAGCCCGGGAAGATCCACGCGGCCCGCCACATGCGCGACAACAACACCGGCGACTTCGACTTCGTGGGCGTGGACCTGGATCCCTCCGGCAAGGGCCAGAGCATCATCCGCTTCTTTGTCACCCCACTGGGGGGCCAGATCGACGAGATTGCCACGGACAGCACCGGCGAGAACGCGTCGTACGACTTGCTTTGGGATTCAACCGGCGTGCTCACGCCCACCGGCTACGTGGTGAAGATGCGCATCCCCTACAGCAGCCTGCGCCGCATGCCCGGCGACTGGGGCCTGCGCATCCTCCGCATCATCCCCCGGGAGCGACGCTACGGCATCTCCTGGCCGCGGATGAGCAAGGATGTGCAGTGCGACATCTGCCAGCTGGCCCGGATCTCCGGGGCGCCGGTGGACAAGCCGGGATCGCCATTCCTCCTGATCCCCTTCACCACGTTCAACCGCACCCAGTCCCTGGCGGACAATCCCGGCGCGCCCGCCGAATCGAAGGCCCGCCTGGGCATGGACCTGCGCTACGCCACCACGGCCCTCACCCTGGAAGGCACCTACAGGCCCGACTTCGCCACGGCGGACGCGGACGTGGATCCGCTGCAGATCAACAGCCGTTTCAAGGTGTTCTACCCCGAGCGGCGCCCCTTCTTTCTGGAAGGCATGGACCTGCTGGGCGTGCAGGGGAGCCAGCGCCAGTTCTTCAGCCGGACGATCCAGAATCCTCTCTTCGGCGTGAAGGCCTCGGGACAGGCCTCCTTCGCCACCTGGACCGTGCTCCACGCCAAGGATCAGGATGGTGGCTTGATCCTTGGCTCCAACGGCGCTGTGGGTGTGGATGGCCGGGCCACACGGGATACCGCCGCCTCGGTGAAGTTCCTGACGGATGACCGCGGCTCCGGCATTTCCCTGCTGGGGACGGACAAGACCCTGCTCGGAGGCCCCGGCGGAACCGGCGGTCAGAGCGGCGGCATCTACCTCGACCAGTACCTCGGCTCCGAGTTCCACTTCATCGGCAGCGCCATGACCGCCACGTCCCGCCTGCCCCAGGCGGATGGCTCCCAGGCCTCCGGACGGGGCACCGCCACCTCCGCCGAGCTGGATTGGAACACACGGAACTGGTCGGCCTGGGTCACCACCCAGGCCACGAGCCCGGACCTGGTCCTGCTTTCGGGCTTCACGGACCTGCAGGGCTACCACCGCGACAACGCAGGCTTCGGCTGGCGCAACAACTGGAACGAGGGAAGGCTGTCCTCCGCCAACGCCACCCTGCGCTGGCGCAACCTGCGCTGGTGGAACGGGGACCCGATGGACCACGCCGTGGGCCTCGACGCCTGGGTAGAGACCGCCGGCCGCCTCAGCTTCTTCCTGAACTGGGACGCGGCGGGCCGCACCTGGGCCGATGACCGGGTCCAGTCCGTGGCGGCGCGCTCGCTTACCCTGGGCGGCAACTGGCGGGCGTACTCGGCTGTGCGCATGGGCTGGAATGCCACGGAGGCGCGCACCCTGGACCTGCCTTCAGGCGATCCCGCGCGCTTCCGTTCAGCGGCACTCTACCTCTACGGGACCGTGAAGTCCCTGTCCTACAACCTCACTGCGCAGGAGGGCGGACTGGACCGGGAAGCAGACAACCGGCACCTGATCCGGGCCCGGGAGCTGACTGCCTCGGGTAGCTGGCAGTTCCCGTGGTCGATCTACCTCAAGACCCAGGCCTTCGTCGTGCGCTACGACGGCACCGAAGCCGAGGGCGTGGACAAGTTCCTGAAGGGCTTCCTGGGCTGGCAGCCCAATGCATTCACCAATGCCTACCTGGGCTGGTCCGGGCAACGCCGCCGGGATCCCCTGTCCCTGCCCACCTCCGAGCGCATGGTCGAACGCGGCCTGTTCGCCAAGCTCGCCTACGCCGTGCAGTTCTAA
- a CDS encoding ABC transporter ATP-binding protein encodes MLQLDRITRAYELGGERAGVFGVSLTVPRGCLAVLAGPSGSGKTTLLQLAGLLDAPDEGEVRLDGEPVSTLSERARCDLRLRRLGFVFQAFNLVPVLSALENVMLPLQLRGAPEAEARLRAEAALERVGLSDRAHHRPGQLSGGQQQRAAIARALAPDPLLVLADEPTASLDHAHGGPLMDLMAELAAERGVTFLVASHDPSVIARAHVVFRLMDGKLIGEERP; translated from the coding sequence ATGCTTCAACTGGACCGCATCACCCGGGCCTACGAACTCGGCGGCGAGCGCGCCGGCGTGTTCGGCGTATCCCTGACGGTGCCCAGGGGCTGCCTGGCCGTGCTGGCGGGCCCCAGCGGCAGCGGCAAGACCACCCTGCTCCAGCTGGCGGGCCTGCTGGACGCGCCGGACGAAGGCGAAGTCCGCCTGGACGGCGAGCCCGTGTCCACCCTGTCCGAACGGGCCCGGTGCGACCTGCGGCTCCGGCGGCTGGGCTTCGTGTTCCAGGCCTTCAACCTGGTGCCCGTGCTGTCGGCCCTGGAGAACGTCATGCTGCCCCTGCAACTCCGGGGCGCGCCCGAGGCCGAGGCCCGCCTCCGGGCCGAGGCCGCGCTGGAGCGCGTGGGCCTCTCGGACCGCGCCCACCACCGGCCGGGCCAGCTCAGCGGCGGCCAGCAGCAGCGCGCCGCCATCGCCCGCGCCCTGGCGCCGGATCCGCTCCTCGTCCTCGCCGATGAGCCCACCGCCAGCCTCGACCACGCCCATGGCGGTCCCCTCATGGACCTCATGGCCGAGCTGGCGGCGGAGCGCGGCGTCACCTTCCTCGTCGCCAGCCACGACCCCTCCGTCATCGCCCGTGCCCATGTCGTCTTCCGACTCATGGACGGAAAGCTCATCGGCGAGGAGCGGCCATGA
- a CDS encoding ABC transporter permease has translation MILARLALRNLLRQRRRTALTLMVIVAGFLALSLAGGFMAQTFQGLSDAAIRGGLGHLQVMPPGAMEGDEAQSLEQSLSDGEGLAARLRQDPAVAEVLPRIQFMGLLASGAKSVAFLGTAVDPVLEPRHMACTEALNNGAKTPAGAGSRWLSADPAVREVILGVGLARTLGATVGSSLTLMSTTRGGALNAVDVEVAGLQDLGLRELNDRFLTVSLATADQLLESAQARSRLSVVLKRPQDIARAQARVQAQLPGTVVKPWFELASFYRQVKLLYFAIFGFMGLVLFLVVLLATANTLLMSVMERVREFGVLRAMGLQPGQLLALLQWEGAFLGLMGSALGLVATLLLRAGLNALHIEMPAPPGTSHGYELDIHFVPAVYAIVALGLQATIQVSALFPGLKAARLRIVEALRHV, from the coding sequence ATGATCCTTGCCCGCCTCGCCCTCCGGAACCTGCTGCGCCAGCGGCGGCGCACGGCGCTGACGCTCATGGTCATCGTCGCCGGGTTCCTGGCCCTGAGCCTGGCCGGGGGCTTCATGGCCCAGACCTTCCAGGGCCTCTCCGATGCGGCCATCCGGGGCGGCCTCGGCCACCTCCAGGTGATGCCACCCGGCGCCATGGAAGGCGATGAGGCCCAGAGCCTGGAACAGTCCCTGTCCGATGGCGAAGGGCTGGCGGCCCGGCTGCGCCAGGATCCCGCCGTGGCCGAGGTGCTGCCGCGCATCCAGTTCATGGGCCTGCTGGCCAGCGGGGCGAAGAGCGTCGCATTCTTGGGCACCGCCGTGGACCCCGTGCTCGAACCCCGGCACATGGCCTGCACCGAGGCCCTGAACAACGGCGCGAAGACCCCCGCCGGGGCGGGCTCGCGGTGGCTCTCCGCCGATCCCGCCGTGCGGGAGGTGATCCTCGGCGTGGGCCTGGCCCGCACCCTGGGTGCCACCGTGGGCAGCTCCCTCACCCTGATGTCCACCACCCGGGGCGGCGCGCTGAACGCCGTGGATGTGGAGGTGGCTGGGCTCCAGGACCTGGGGCTCCGCGAACTGAACGACCGCTTCCTCACCGTGAGCCTGGCCACCGCGGACCAGCTGCTGGAATCAGCGCAGGCGCGGTCGCGCCTGAGCGTGGTGCTCAAGCGTCCGCAGGACATCGCGCGCGCGCAAGCGCGAGTGCAGGCCCAGCTTCCGGGAACGGTCGTCAAGCCCTGGTTCGAGCTGGCCTCCTTCTACCGGCAGGTGAAGCTGCTCTACTTCGCCATCTTCGGCTTCATGGGGCTGGTGCTGTTCCTGGTGGTGCTGCTGGCCACGGCGAACACCCTGCTCATGTCGGTCATGGAGCGGGTGCGCGAGTTCGGGGTGCTACGGGCCATGGGCCTCCAGCCCGGCCAGCTGCTGGCGCTGCTCCAGTGGGAGGGCGCCTTCCTCGGCCTCATGGGCAGCGCCCTGGGGCTGGTGGCCACATTGCTGCTGAGGGCCGGGCTGAACGCCCTGCACATCGAGATGCCCGCCCCGCCCGGCACCAGCCACGGCTACGAGCTGGACATCCACTTCGTGCCCGCCGTCTACGCCATCGTGGCCCTCGGCCTGCAGGCGACGATCCAGGTGAGCGCCCTCTTCCCGGGGCTGAAGGCGGCGCGGCTGCGGATCGTGGAAGCGCTGCGGCATGTTTAA
- a CDS encoding BACON domain-containing protein has protein sequence MGRVKSLLGIGLCVFLLLGCGGGGGGNKNSDDNSWLSISPNSVGVTTVVGVSTPFTITATSSKTISQTLYPVFIDNAGVLNPYATVITPLSQLQYKGEFATSSTLAQGSYQGNFSLWLYTDSNHTNAYPGSPWTIPYQITVGPVRVTHKLLPDSVGVAFSSTPAGDRLTKSILVADNLGKTTPWQATSDKSWLTVTAAGTTGTPGTTLTLTADPTNLPLDVISYVTVTLTSSDTSVQPIEKIQVGLWKGSANVQRTDVATGFPSADINLVNGLSPNICVDPVRPYVYLTYSSNVVDCYNIYTATKVASIKLDNNAPVLPPSFQGPAAGSMAITSDGSKLYVGNDLGFSAQIFSLPEMAPIGVIPYFNSTLSYARPNGVGVILSSNGDAVLASTSTRLPYQGPRGMVATTDSGAFYNPVDDAGQSFIGRYSMDFSEFKGGTLITKLENHASDTNGPYSRFVLSPDGARLYEAALSSKLLRLDPVTLAVLGTFQCDSSAWFGQVRVGNDGRVYYATQSSNDLFSIGILGADDRLISTQVANPQTLPAGIGTYNGFKGGFVVSADCMVLVVNSNTVVQFLPVLP, from the coding sequence ATGGGTCGTGTTAAATCCCTTCTTGGGATCGGGCTTTGTGTCTTCCTCCTGCTGGGCTGCGGCGGTGGAGGCGGGGGTAATAAAAATTCTGACGACAACAGTTGGCTATCAATTTCTCCTAACAGTGTGGGGGTTACCACCGTGGTTGGAGTGTCAACGCCCTTCACCATCACCGCCACCTCCTCCAAAACCATTTCCCAGACCCTCTACCCGGTATTCATCGACAATGCTGGTGTCCTTAACCCGTACGCCACGGTCATCACACCCTTAAGCCAGTTGCAATATAAGGGGGAATTCGCCACTTCCAGCACTTTGGCCCAGGGGTCCTACCAGGGCAATTTCTCGTTGTGGCTCTACACCGATAGCAACCATACCAACGCCTATCCCGGGTCGCCCTGGACGATTCCCTACCAGATCACGGTGGGCCCGGTGCGAGTCACTCACAAATTGCTTCCCGACTCCGTGGGGGTTGCATTCTCCTCGACGCCCGCAGGCGATCGTTTGACGAAGTCCATTCTCGTGGCCGACAACCTCGGCAAGACCACCCCTTGGCAGGCCACCTCGGACAAGTCCTGGCTCACCGTGACCGCTGCAGGGACCACCGGCACTCCCGGCACCACGCTGACCCTGACCGCGGATCCCACCAACCTTCCTTTGGACGTGATCAGTTATGTGACAGTGACGCTGACCTCGAGCGACACCTCCGTCCAGCCAATCGAAAAAATTCAGGTGGGCCTATGGAAGGGTTCCGCCAATGTGCAGCGCACGGATGTCGCCACGGGGTTTCCCTCTGCCGACATTAATTTAGTAAATGGTTTGTCCCCAAATATTTGCGTAGATCCCGTACGCCCCTACGTCTATCTTACCTACAGTTCGAATGTTGTAGATTGCTATAATATTTATACCGCCACCAAAGTCGCATCCATCAAATTGGATAACAACGCTCCTGTGTTACCGCCTTCGTTTCAAGGGCCTGCGGCTGGTTCAATGGCCATCACCTCCGATGGGTCAAAACTCTATGTTGGGAATGACCTCGGATTTTCAGCCCAAATTTTCTCTCTTCCGGAGATGGCTCCAATTGGAGTAATTCCTTATTTTAATTCTACTCTTTCGTATGCGAGGCCGAACGGAGTCGGCGTCATTCTTAGCAGTAACGGAGACGCCGTGCTGGCTTCGACCAGCACGCGTCTTCCGTATCAAGGCCCAAGGGGTATGGTGGCCACCACGGACAGCGGGGCCTTCTACAATCCGGTTGATGACGCTGGGCAATCCTTCATCGGTCGATATTCGATGGATTTCAGCGAATTCAAGGGCGGAACCCTGATTACGAAACTGGAGAATCATGCCAGCGACACCAACGGCCCCTACAGCCGATTCGTGCTGAGTCCCGATGGCGCTCGTCTCTACGAAGCCGCCTTGTCTTCCAAACTGCTGCGCCTCGATCCGGTCACGCTTGCCGTTCTAGGCACATTCCAGTGCGACTCGTCGGCGTGGTTTGGCCAGGTAAGGGTTGGCAACGATGGCCGGGTGTATTACGCAACCCAGAGCAGCAACGATCTTTTCAGTATCGGAATCCTCGGGGCCGATGACCGTCTGATCTCGACCCAGGTTGCCAATCCCCAAACCTTGCCAGCAGGTATCGGAACCTACAACGGGTTCAAGGGGGGATTTGTGGTTTCCGCCGATTGCATGGTTCTGGTGGTGAATTCGAACACGGTCGTCCAATTCCTTCCCGTTCTCCCCTGA
- the yidD gene encoding membrane protein insertion efficiency factor YidD — translation MRKALIGIIRLYQRYAPEDVRRRCLFMPTCSEYAILVLQKHGVIIGLLMIFDRLWYRCRGTIYRIDYP, via the coding sequence ATGCGAAAGGCATTGATTGGAATCATTCGTCTCTATCAGCGGTATGCTCCAGAGGATGTTCGCCGCCGATGCCTTTTTATGCCGACTTGTTCCGAGTATGCGATTCTTGTTCTGCAAAAGCATGGGGTCATTATTGGGTTGCTAATGATTTTCGATCGTCTTTGGTACCGCTGTCGTGGAACCATTTATCGAATTGATTACCCGTAA